TGCTTACGGGAATGTCCAACAGGGATAGAGACAGCAGGTAAAAACTCATGGCTCCCGCTGTGAAACTGATCAAGGAGGGGACGAATCTTTTATATCCTTCTGAAAGCTTCATGAACGTCACCATGATCACTTCAGAGAATCCTGCAAAGATGAGAAACACCCAGGCCATCAATAGCCACCCCCAGTATCTGTTTCTTCCTTATCACTCATCTTTAGTCCAATGACTCCAAAAATGAGTAAAGAGATGAATGCAATCTTCAATATGCTTATCCCATCATTCAAGAACAACATACCAACCACAGCTGTGCCGGCTGCGCCAATACCAGTGAAAACGGCATATGCTGTCCCGATTGGGAGGAGTCTCATTGACTGAGAAAAAAAGTAAAAACTCACTAAAATGAGGAATGCCGTAATGATGCTGGGTACCGGTTTTGTAAACCCTTTTGAAAGGGATAACCCCGTTGCCCAGCCAATTTCCAGGATTCCCCCGATAATCACATATAGCCAGCCCATGTTGCTACTCTCCTTTACGGCTTGATAATCCAAGTGCATAAACTTTCCAAGCCGATTCGATTCGTTGTTGAAATATTTCTTCTGTGTAATAGTGATGCTCGAGAAAGACACCGTCAACCAGACATAAGAAAGACGCTACAAATTCATCTTCAGTGACCTCTTGAAACATTTTCTGGTTAATGCCTTCCTTATAGACCGAAATTAAGATGGAGGTGGCAACCTTTTCTAAATGAATAAAATGTTCTTGTATTAAATCCTTAAACTGTACAGGAGGAAAGAATGTCACCCTTTTCCACAATAAAGCTTCTTTCGTTGTCATTAAACGTTGACAGAACAAATCAAAAAGCACCCTCACATTCTTGAGTGGTTCTTGATGATTCATGGTGACCTCCGTTTTTCTGTACGCGGCCACCTCTGATACGATCAAGTCCTCTAATACCTCGATAAAGAGATCCTCTTTACTGCGGAAATGATTATATATAGAAGGTTTTTTAATTCCAACCTCCTTTGCGATTTCTGCCAAAGGTGTATCTTCATAGCCCTTTTGTCCAAATAGCTCCAGAGCCACATTTTTTATCAGCTGCTTATTATCATTCACGATGATCCCTCTCCCTGAAACTAACTAACGGTCGTTAGTTTGATTATAATACCCTTTACAGCAAAATGCAAGAATTGAAAATGATCACTCTTAATGAATGCATGCGAATGATCAGCCC
The DNA window shown above is from Rossellomorea vietnamensis and carries:
- a CDS encoding DMT family transporter, producing MAWVFLIFAGFSEVIMVTFMKLSEGYKRFVPSLISFTAGAMSFYLLSLSLLDIPVSTGYGIWTGIGSAGAVLMGMMFFNETRDMKRLFFICCIVGSIIGLKMVS
- a CDS encoding DMT family transporter, whose amino-acid sequence is MGWLYVIIGGILEIGWATGLSLSKGFTKPVPSIITAFLILVSFYFFSQSMRLLPIGTAYAVFTGIGAAGTAVVGMLFLNDGISILKIAFISLLIFGVIGLKMSDKEETDTGGGY
- a CDS encoding TetR/AcrR family transcriptional regulator, which encodes MNDNKQLIKNVALELFGQKGYEDTPLAEIAKEVGIKKPSIYNHFRSKEDLFIEVLEDLIVSEVAAYRKTEVTMNHQEPLKNVRVLFDLFCQRLMTTKEALLWKRVTFFPPVQFKDLIQEHFIHLEKVATSILISVYKEGINQKMFQEVTEDEFVASFLCLVDGVFLEHHYYTEEIFQQRIESAWKVYALGLSSRKGE